A region from the Chloroflexota bacterium genome encodes:
- a CDS encoding transcriptional regulator has translation MPLTRDFRETVMARARRDPEFREGLLNEGIGALLNGEVDVGKALLRDYINATVGFDELGRLTGKSSKSLMRMFGPSGNPQARNLFEVINQIQRHEGVRLHVTAER, from the coding sequence ATGCCGCTCACGCGCGACTTCAGAGAAACGGTGATGGCCCGCGCGCGGCGCGATCCGGAATTCCGGGAAGGGCTGTTGAACGAAGGAATCGGGGCGCTGCTGAACGGTGAGGTGGATGTTGGCAAGGCTCTGCTGCGCGACTACATCAACGCTACGGTCGGGTTCGATGAATTGGGCCGTCTCACCGGCAAATCATCCAAGAGCCTGATGCGCATGTTCGGTCCCTCCGGCAACCCGCAGGCCCGCAACCTCTTCGAGGTCATCAACCAGATCCAGCGACACGAAGGCGTCCGGCTGCACGTAACGGCCGAGCGCTGA
- a CDS encoding type II toxin-antitoxin system RelE/ParE family toxin: protein MEVHEYIDHRGRSPFADWFNRLDGRVAARVRLVVERIGAGYLSGIKAVGGGVLEYRMHSGPGYRIYFGRDGDTVIILLGGGTKRRQSADIAAARHRWADYLRRKREES from the coding sequence ATCGAGGTCCACGAGTACATCGATCACAGGGGCCGCAGCCCGTTTGCCGACTGGTTCAATCGACTCGACGGTCGGGTCGCGGCCAGGGTGCGACTGGTCGTTGAGCGCATTGGGGCCGGGTATCTGTCAGGCATCAAAGCTGTCGGCGGCGGAGTGCTGGAGTACCGCATGCACTCAGGACCCGGCTACCGGATCTACTTCGGACGAGATGGCGACACCGTGATCATTCTGCTCGGCGGAGGAACCAAGCGGCGCCAGTCGGCGGATATTGCGGCCGCCCGGCATCGTTGGGCGGACTACCTACGGCGCAAGCGCGAGGAGAGCTAG
- a CDS encoding DUF4126 domain-containing protein — MEFLQAPVLGVAAGLNPYVTVALTALFAWRSDFVTPNPAFEFVGTSAVFLIALLLLPIDLFADKFPGSGGLMDRVGWVLRPVAGGLAGAAVMPDHPAAIIGGLVLGAVAAAAIHGLRLHLRRRLQWRMLGFGRLVLGAYADLTSGIVAAVVLLTAPIGAVIAVLALAGALLADRRWGAVEAAANAPDEPDAETSGD, encoded by the coding sequence GTGGAGTTCCTCCAAGCGCCCGTCCTCGGCGTCGCCGCCGGCCTCAACCCTTACGTCACCGTGGCGCTCACCGCGCTCTTCGCCTGGCGCTCCGACTTCGTCACACCCAACCCCGCATTCGAGTTCGTCGGCACCAGCGCCGTGTTCCTGATTGCCCTCCTGCTCCTGCCAATCGACCTCTTCGCCGACAAGTTCCCCGGCAGCGGCGGCCTCATGGACCGCGTGGGCTGGGTGCTCCGGCCCGTGGCCGGCGGCTTGGCCGGCGCCGCGGTCATGCCGGACCACCCGGCCGCGATCATCGGCGGGCTCGTGCTCGGCGCCGTGGCCGCTGCCGCCATCCACGGCCTGCGCCTCCACCTGCGCCGCCGCCTGCAATGGCGCATGCTCGGCTTCGGTCGCCTCGTCCTCGGCGCCTACGCCGACCTCACCAGCGGCATCGTCGCCGCCGTCGTCCTCCTCACCGCCCCCATCGGCGCCGTCATCGCCGTCCTGGCCCTCGCCGGCGCCCTCCTCGCCGACCGCCGATGGGGCGCCGTGGAGGCTGCTGCAAATGCCCCGGATGAACCGGACGCGGAGACCAGCGGCGATTAG
- a CDS encoding glyoxalase, with product MANSVVHWEINAKDGPAMQKFYGDLFDWEVTADNPMGYGVVSAPSDGPGIGGGIMGMGDVEPPTRVTFYVGVDDVTEYLEKAASMGGSVVMPEMEVMEDVVIGIFADPEGHVIGLVKNIPM from the coding sequence ATGGCGAACAGCGTGGTGCATTGGGAAATCAACGCCAAAGACGGACCGGCGATGCAGAAGTTCTACGGCGATCTCTTTGACTGGGAGGTCACGGCCGACAACCCCATGGGCTACGGGGTGGTGAGCGCGCCGAGCGATGGTCCGGGCATCGGCGGCGGGATCATGGGCATGGGGGACGTTGAGCCGCCCACCCGGGTGACGTTCTACGTGGGCGTGGACGACGTGACCGAATACCTGGAAAAGGCCGCGAGCATGGGCGGCAGCGTGGTGATGCCGGAGATGGAAGTGATGGAGGACGTGGTGATTGGGATCTTCGCCGACCCCGAGGGTCACGTGATCGGCCTGGTCAAGAACATCCCGATGTAG
- a CDS encoding TfoX/Sxy family protein — MAYDEGLAQRLREALADEGGLTERRMFGGVAFMLDGNMAVGVSGDELMVRAGPDRFDAALARPHARIFDLSGRPMNGWVLVTPEGTADDADLASWLELGASFARSLPPK, encoded by the coding sequence ATGGCCTACGACGAAGGACTGGCGCAGCGTTTGCGCGAGGCCCTGGCGGACGAAGGCGGGCTCACCGAGCGGCGCATGTTCGGCGGCGTCGCCTTCATGCTGGACGGCAATATGGCCGTCGGCGTCTCGGGCGACGAGCTGATGGTGCGCGCGGGGCCTGATCGGTTCGACGCGGCGCTGGCGCGTCCCCATGCGCGCATCTTCGACCTGAGTGGGCGGCCCATGAACGGCTGGGTGCTTGTCACGCCCGAGGGAACGGCGGACGACGCCGACCTGGCCAGCTGGCTGGAGTTGGGCGCGTCGTTCGCCCGCTCGCTGCCGCCGAAATAG
- a CDS encoding GYD domain-containing protein — translation MATFIALLTLPNESAEEGSLAHKLEEGAPETRQVLEAHGGKLLSIYLTMGQFDGVAVMEFPNTVACAQAMMAFRERFGGGTQTMEAFPEDQWAELAAGI, via the coding sequence ATGGCCACGTTTATCGCTCTGCTCACCCTGCCCAACGAGTCCGCCGAGGAGGGCTCCCTCGCCCACAAATTGGAAGAAGGAGCGCCCGAGACGCGCCAGGTCCTGGAGGCGCACGGCGGGAAGCTGCTTTCCATCTACTTGACCATGGGGCAGTTCGACGGCGTGGCGGTCATGGAGTTCCCCAACACCGTGGCCTGCGCGCAGGCGATGATGGCGTTCCGAGAGCGGTTCGGCGGCGGCACGCAGACGATGGAGGCGTTCCCCGAGGACCAGTGGGCGGAGCTGGCCGCGGGAATTTGA
- a CDS encoding M20/M25/M40 family metallo-hydrolase, producing the protein MRGESAPTERDAIELLTDLVSTPSVSPEIPGGTGEAAMAAKVAAYAEACGADVIFQEALPGRSNVVGTLEGDAGAPVLMLEAHMDTVALGAMTRGHEPWLDDAGLLHGRGACDTKGSLAAMLLTLRRVSRESVRPCTLVLAATVDEETGSTGADTLAASAVTADGAIVGEPTSLEIVRAHRGGRFWKITTAGKSAHSSRPDLGVNAIYHMSDLIQVLREEFTRRLAGRWHPLCEDSTFSAGTIRAGTSFNVVPDHCELVFDRRFLPDEPLEAVDAELDEVLDIARQRFPGLQVEAEPEVVAGSLDTPEDAGVVQSLMAACEGVTGRAVITGAPYGSDAASLAAVGIPSVLCGPGDIAVAHSEDEWVPVAEVVQASEVYYCAWRHFADIQANGPAS; encoded by the coding sequence ATGCGCGGAGAGTCGGCACCGACTGAACGGGACGCGATCGAGCTTCTGACGGACTTGGTCAGCACGCCGAGCGTGTCGCCCGAGATTCCCGGAGGCACCGGCGAGGCGGCCATGGCGGCCAAGGTCGCGGCCTATGCCGAAGCGTGCGGCGCGGACGTGATCTTCCAGGAGGCGCTGCCTGGCCGCTCGAACGTGGTGGGGACGCTCGAAGGGGACGCCGGGGCACCGGTCCTGATGCTGGAAGCGCACATGGACACGGTGGCCCTGGGCGCCATGACGCGCGGGCATGAGCCGTGGCTGGATGACGCCGGCCTGCTGCACGGTCGCGGCGCCTGCGACACCAAGGGCTCGCTGGCGGCCATGTTGCTCACGCTGCGCCGCGTATCGCGTGAATCGGTGCGACCGTGCACGCTGGTGCTAGCGGCGACAGTGGACGAAGAGACGGGAAGCACCGGGGCCGACACGCTGGCGGCCTCGGCGGTGACCGCGGACGGCGCGATCGTGGGCGAACCGACGAGCCTGGAGATCGTGCGCGCGCATCGCGGCGGACGTTTCTGGAAGATCACCACTGCCGGCAAGTCGGCCCACAGCTCGCGTCCAGACCTGGGCGTCAACGCCATCTACCACATGTCAGACCTCATCCAGGTGCTGCGCGAGGAGTTCACGCGGCGTTTGGCCGGGCGCTGGCATCCGTTGTGCGAAGACTCCACATTTTCCGCGGGAACAATCCGCGCAGGCACGTCGTTCAACGTCGTGCCGGACCACTGCGAGCTGGTCTTCGACCGGCGCTTCCTGCCGGACGAGCCGCTGGAGGCCGTGGACGCCGAGCTTGACGAGGTGCTCGACATCGCGCGCCAAAGATTTCCCGGTTTGCAGGTAGAGGCCGAGCCGGAAGTCGTGGCGGGCTCCCTGGATACACCGGAAGACGCCGGCGTGGTGCAGTCGCTCATGGCGGCGTGCGAGGGAGTGACCGGACGGGCAGTCATTACGGGGGCGCCCTACGGCTCGGACGCGGCGTCGCTGGCGGCAGTCGGGATTCCAAGCGTGCTATGCGGGCCGGGCGACATTGCCGTGGCGCACAGCGAGGACGAGTGGGTGCCGGTCGCGGAGGTGGTGCAGGCGTCCGAGGTGTACTACTGCGCCTGGCGCCATTTCGCCGACATCCAGGCGAACGGACCCGCGAGCTAA
- a CDS encoding aminopeptidase: MLNDPRIDRLAEILVHHSTKLQAGELVAIMGPAEAKPLMLTCYRLALEAGAHPRMSVTFEETEGLFLRHASDEQLSHLDPVRKFEADTIDAAIRLRAASNTRALTSSDTSKIGKVMTASRPVMNQIIENVRWVLCDYPTNAFAQEAEMALDEYADFLFGATNIDWTAMEADLTRIKARLEAGSEIRIVGPETDLTLRVEGRIWEPAAGTHNMPDGEIFTAPIEDATAGHIRYEFPAIYQGREVQGIRLEFAGGKIVTATADKGEEFLTDILDTDPGARRLGEIGIGTNFGIQRHTKNILFDEKMGGTVHLAIGRAYEFTGGRNESAVHWDMIKDLRQDGALYLDGELIQQDGRFLI; this comes from the coding sequence ATGCTCAACGACCCGCGAATCGACCGTCTGGCCGAGATCCTGGTGCATCACTCGACCAAGCTGCAGGCTGGCGAGCTGGTGGCGATCATGGGGCCGGCCGAGGCCAAGCCATTGATGCTGACCTGCTATCGCCTCGCGCTCGAGGCGGGCGCCCATCCGCGCATGAGCGTGACGTTTGAGGAGACCGAGGGGCTCTTTCTGCGCCATGCCTCCGATGAGCAGCTGAGCCACCTGGACCCGGTGCGCAAGTTCGAGGCCGACACCATCGACGCCGCCATCCGCCTCCGGGCCGCCAGCAACACGCGGGCGCTCACCAGCAGCGACACGAGCAAGATCGGCAAGGTCATGACCGCCTCGCGTCCGGTGATGAACCAGATCATCGAAAACGTGCGCTGGGTGCTGTGCGACTACCCCACCAACGCCTTCGCTCAAGAGGCCGAGATGGCGCTGGATGAATACGCCGACTTTCTCTTTGGCGCCACCAACATCGACTGGACGGCCATGGAAGCCGATCTGACCCGCATCAAGGCGCGGCTGGAAGCAGGCAGTGAGATTCGCATCGTGGGACCGGAGACGGACCTGACGCTGCGCGTGGAGGGGCGAATCTGGGAGCCGGCGGCCGGCACGCACAACATGCCGGACGGCGAAATCTTCACCGCGCCGATCGAGGATGCCACGGCGGGGCACATTCGCTACGAGTTTCCGGCCATCTACCAAGGGCGCGAGGTGCAGGGCATCCGGCTCGAGTTCGCCGGCGGCAAGATCGTGACCGCCACGGCGGACAAGGGCGAGGAGTTCCTCACGGACATTCTCGACACCGATCCTGGCGCGCGTCGACTCGGTGAGATCGGCATTGGCACCAACTTCGGCATCCAGCGCCACACCAAGAACATCCTGTTCGATGAAAAGATGGGCGGCACGGTGCACCTGGCCATTGGCCGTGCCTACGAGTTCACGGGCGGACGCAATGAGTCGGCGGTGCACTGGGACATGATCAAGGATCTGCGTCAGGACGGCGCACTGTATCTGGATGGCGAGTTGATTCAGCAAGATGGGCGATTCTTGATTTAG
- the gyrB gene encoding DNA topoisomerase (ATP-hydrolyzing) subunit B, giving the protein MAYSAKDIQVLEGLEAVRRRPGMYIGSTDARGLHHLVYEVVDNSVDEALAGRASEIDITLMPGGRVRVRDNGSGIPVDKHPRVGRPAVEVVLTKLHAGGKFDSDAYKVSGGLHGVGVSIVNALSEHLQVEVERDGYTWTQEYRHGRPLADLKRGRRTKDHGTTIEWMPDPEIFETLDLDFDTLVQRFREMAILVANTRIDLRDERTGDRRTFYFEGGTKSFVKLLARRRTPLHPDPICIRDEVETTKIDISLQYCDTVAEQVLTFANTIRNISGGTHLTGFRTALTRTLNEYARKQGTLKDNDSNLTGEDVREGLTAVISVMIPEPQFEGQTKHRLGNSEVAGHVQSVVNEQLSTFLHEHPSDARRIVEKTLLAARARIAAQKARDLVVRKGALDGMALPGKLADCQERDPDRCELFIVEGDSAGGNAKQGRDRRFQAVLPLRGKILNVEKARIDRVLSSEAIRNLITAVGAGVGDEVDLSKLRYGRVIVMTDADVDGSHIRTLLLTFFFRNLPELIDEGHLYIAQPPLFRVANSQREIYAFSDDERDQALKQMSGKVAVQRYKGLGEMNADQLWDTTMNPESRHLLNVGVSDAEHADDVFRRLMGTDVAERRHFIFNHAHAVRNLDI; this is encoded by the coding sequence ATGGCGTATAGCGCCAAGGACATTCAGGTTCTCGAAGGCCTGGAGGCGGTCCGACGGCGTCCGGGCATGTACATCGGCAGCACCGACGCGCGCGGCCTGCACCACCTGGTCTACGAGGTCGTGGACAACAGCGTGGACGAGGCGCTGGCCGGGCGCGCCAGCGAGATCGACATCACGCTGATGCCGGGCGGACGGGTGCGGGTGCGGGACAACGGCTCCGGCATTCCGGTCGACAAGCATCCGCGGGTGGGTCGCCCCGCCGTTGAGGTGGTGCTGACCAAGCTGCACGCCGGCGGCAAGTTCGACAGCGACGCCTACAAGGTCTCCGGCGGCTTGCACGGCGTCGGCGTCTCCATCGTCAACGCGTTGTCCGAGCATCTTCAGGTCGAGGTCGAGCGCGACGGATACACCTGGACCCAGGAGTACAGACACGGGCGCCCGCTCGCCGATCTCAAGCGCGGTCGGCGGACTAAAGACCACGGCACGACGATTGAGTGGATGCCGGATCCAGAGATCTTCGAGACTCTCGACCTCGACTTCGACACCCTGGTGCAGCGCTTTCGGGAAATGGCCATTCTGGTGGCCAACACGCGCATCGATCTGCGCGACGAGCGCACCGGCGATCGCCGGACCTTCTATTTCGAGGGCGGCACCAAGTCCTTCGTCAAGCTGCTGGCCCGGCGACGCACGCCGCTGCACCCCGATCCGATCTGCATTCGGGATGAGGTTGAAACGACGAAGATCGACATCTCCTTGCAGTACTGCGACACGGTTGCCGAGCAGGTGCTGACCTTCGCCAACACGATCCGCAACATCAGCGGCGGAACGCACTTGACCGGATTCCGGACGGCCCTCACCCGCACGCTGAACGAATACGCCCGCAAGCAGGGCACGCTCAAGGACAACGACTCCAACCTGACCGGCGAGGACGTGCGCGAGGGGCTCACGGCGGTGATCAGCGTCATGATTCCCGAGCCGCAGTTCGAGGGCCAAACCAAGCACCGGCTGGGCAACAGCGAGGTGGCAGGTCACGTGCAGTCGGTGGTCAACGAGCAACTGAGCACGTTCCTGCACGAGCATCCCTCCGACGCCCGCCGCATCGTCGAGAAGACCTTGCTGGCGGCGCGTGCCCGCATCGCGGCGCAAAAGGCCCGCGATCTGGTGGTGCGCAAGGGCGCCCTCGACGGCATGGCGCTGCCCGGCAAGCTGGCCGACTGCCAGGAGCGCGACCCCGACCGCTGCGAGCTGTTCATCGTGGAAGGCGACTCAGCCGGCGGCAACGCCAAGCAAGGCCGCGATCGGCGATTCCAGGCCGTGCTGCCGCTGCGCGGCAAGATTCTGAACGTCGAAAAGGCGCGCATCGACCGGGTGCTCTCCAGCGAGGCCATCCGCAACCTGATCACGGCCGTCGGCGCGGGCGTCGGCGACGAGGTCGACCTGAGCAAGCTGCGCTACGGGCGCGTGATCGTGATGACCGATGCCGACGTCGACGGGTCGCACATCCGCACGCTGCTGCTGACGTTCTTCTTTCGCAACCTTCCGGAACTCATCGACGAGGGGCACCTCTACATCGCCCAGCCGCCCTTGTTCCGCGTGGCCAACAGCCAGCGGGAGATATACGCCTTCTCGGACGATGAGCGAGATCAAGCCCTCAAGCAGATGTCCGGCAAGGTGGCCGTGCAGCGCTACAAGGGCTTGGGCGAGATGAACGCCGATCAGCTGTGGGACACCACTATGAATCCCGAGTCGCGGCACCTCCTCAACGTCGGCGTGTCGGACGCCGAGCACGCCGATGACGTGTTCAGGCGGCTGATGGGAACGGACGTTGCCGAGCGCCGCCACTTCATCTTCAATCACGCCCACGCGGTCCGAAACCTCGACATCTAG
- the plsX gene encoding phosphate acyltransferase PlsX: MALDAMGGDYAPAETVRGALVAQREAGVTPLLVGDEAALRAQLDAEGVEAAPWQIVHVPEAVAMDEHAVEAVRSRRPTSIRKAAEMLSADEVDAVVTMGHTGAAVAAGVLIVGRLPDVERPGLGVLLPAHDPRPLLIDVGANAEARPRHLVQFAVMGRVYQERLQGLANPRVGLLSIGEEESKGNTLVHEASAMLASSNLNYIGHLDPAHIFHGEADVIVCDGFTGNVVIKTAEATAEYAFGELRVEILRRRLAKLAALGLRPAFRALRRRIDYAEIGATPLLGLKGLLLIGHGRSKAPAVTNALLAADRAVRAQLVPTIASGLEAATA, translated from the coding sequence ATCGCGCTCGATGCGATGGGCGGCGACTACGCCCCGGCGGAGACCGTGCGCGGCGCGCTGGTGGCACAACGCGAGGCCGGAGTGACGCCACTTCTGGTGGGCGACGAAGCCGCGCTCCGGGCCCAGTTGGACGCCGAAGGCGTCGAGGCGGCGCCCTGGCAGATCGTGCACGTCCCGGAGGCCGTGGCTATGGACGAGCACGCCGTCGAGGCGGTGCGCTCGCGGCGGCCGACGTCGATCCGCAAAGCGGCCGAGATGCTGAGCGCGGACGAAGTCGACGCCGTCGTGACGATGGGCCACACCGGAGCAGCTGTCGCGGCCGGCGTGCTGATCGTAGGGCGCCTGCCGGACGTCGAGCGCCCAGGGTTGGGCGTGCTGCTGCCGGCACACGATCCGCGCCCGCTCCTGATCGACGTGGGCGCCAACGCCGAGGCGCGTCCCCGGCACCTGGTGCAATTTGCCGTGATGGGTCGCGTCTACCAGGAACGCCTGCAAGGCCTTGCGAATCCCCGGGTGGGGCTGCTGAGCATCGGTGAGGAGGAGTCCAAGGGGAACACGCTGGTGCATGAGGCTTCGGCCATGCTGGCGTCAAGCAACCTGAACTACATCGGACACCTGGACCCGGCCCACATCTTCCACGGTGAGGCCGACGTGATCGTGTGCGACGGGTTCACCGGCAACGTGGTGATCAAAACGGCGGAAGCCACGGCCGAATACGCCTTTGGCGAGTTGCGGGTCGAGATTCTGCGGCGCCGGCTGGCGAAGCTCGCGGCGCTTGGCCTGCGGCCGGCGTTTCGCGCGCTGCGGCGGCGAATCGACTATGCCGAGATCGGCGCCACGCCACTCCTCGGACTCAAGGGCCTGCTGCTGATCGGCCATGGCCGGTCCAAGGCGCCCGCCGTGACCAACGCGCTGCTGGCGGCCGATCGCGCGGTGCGCGCGCAACTGGTGCCGACCATCGCATCCGGACTGGAAGCCGCGACCGCCTAG
- a CDS encoding prolyl oligopeptidase family serine peptidase, translating to MAAGTAQACDAWSVVGNADDRYPGGSPFAIEALRARDYRAGDIRLHRTLNQRPRYTTYAMTYRSDELLLTGVATIPNSAGPHPVVVLNHGFTLPVQYRSGDGTRALATELTPRGFITLASDYRGLGGSEDDSRMNLGARLDFAIDVLNLVASIPSLPDAQHERVGMWGHSLGCDLALRAAEVDARVQPVGMWAPLSAWAEDLVDYYRLPTLSSSEDLRHALSPGNFLEYLVGPVTIHQGAADLAVKPRWAERLHEALEEAGVASELTIHPGVGHYLTRNARRAVTATADFFERELLQDAQ from the coding sequence TTGGCAGCCGGCACCGCGCAGGCCTGCGACGCGTGGTCGGTGGTGGGCAACGCCGACGACCGGTATCCGGGCGGATCGCCGTTCGCCATCGAGGCGCTGCGCGCGCGGGACTACCGCGCCGGCGACATCCGCTTGCACCGCACGCTCAACCAGCGCCCCCGCTATACGACCTACGCCATGACGTACCGCTCAGACGAACTGCTGCTCACCGGGGTGGCCACGATCCCGAATTCAGCCGGTCCGCACCCCGTCGTCGTGCTGAACCACGGGTTCACGCTTCCCGTGCAGTACCGGAGCGGGGACGGCACGCGCGCCTTGGCCACCGAGCTGACGCCGAGAGGTTTCATCACGCTGGCCAGCGACTATCGGGGCCTTGGCGGCTCCGAGGACGATTCGCGCATGAACCTCGGCGCACGGCTGGACTTCGCGATCGACGTGCTCAACCTTGTCGCCTCGATCCCCTCGCTGCCGGACGCCCAGCACGAGCGCGTGGGCATGTGGGGCCACAGCCTGGGATGCGATCTGGCGCTGCGCGCCGCCGAGGTGGACGCACGCGTGCAGCCGGTGGGCATGTGGGCGCCGCTGAGCGCGTGGGCCGAGGACTTGGTCGACTACTACCGGCTGCCCACGCTGTCGTCGTCGGAAGACCTGCGTCACGCCCTATCGCCGGGCAATTTTCTGGAATACCTGGTGGGGCCGGTGACCATCCACCAGGGTGCGGCAGACCTGGCCGTCAAGCCGCGCTGGGCGGAACGGCTGCACGAGGCGCTCGAAGAGGCGGGCGTGGCGAGCGAGCTGACCATTCATCCCGGCGTCGGGCACTACCTGACCCGGAACGCGCGCCGGGCAGTGACGGCAACGGCGGACTTCTTCGAGCGCGAGCTCCTGCAGGACGCCCAGTGA
- a CDS encoding cob(I)yrinic acid a,c-diamide adenosyltransferase, protein MTTHHGDHGETSLFDGTRVEKVDARIEALGAVDELNSWLGFAAAQPDVAGVGDRLRWVQERLLEVGADLANPGGRARSTSLSTGSLQELDGWLAEYRDALPPLRHFILPGGHPLAAALQVARSVCRRAERGVWRVVTDPAPDGSPVFLNRLSDVLFEMARAANAASGTQDPQWRGRTDS, encoded by the coding sequence GTGACGACGCACCACGGCGACCACGGCGAAACGAGCCTGTTCGACGGCACCCGTGTGGAGAAGGTCGATGCGCGGATCGAGGCGCTGGGCGCGGTGGACGAGCTCAACTCGTGGCTGGGATTCGCTGCGGCGCAGCCGGACGTCGCCGGAGTGGGCGACCGGCTGCGCTGGGTCCAGGAGCGGCTGCTGGAGGTCGGCGCCGACCTGGCAAATCCCGGCGGCCGCGCTCGCAGCACCTCACTGTCAACAGGGTCCCTGCAGGAGTTGGATGGCTGGCTCGCCGAATACCGCGACGCGCTGCCGCCGCTGCGGCATTTCATCCTGCCCGGCGGGCACCCGCTGGCCGCCGCGCTGCAAGTGGCCCGCTCGGTGTGCCGCCGCGCCGAGCGCGGCGTGTGGCGCGTGGTGACGGATCCCGCGCCGGACGGCTCGCCGGTGTTTCTCAACCGATTGTCCGACGTGCTCTTCGAGATGGCCCGCGCCGCCAACGCCGCCTCGGGCACCCAAGACCCGCAGTGGCGCGGACGGACGGACAGCTAG
- a CDS encoding GTP-binding protein, translated as MYTESKVPVTILTGFLGSGKTTLLNRILTEEHGKRIAVVENEFGEVGIDQALVINADEEIFEMSNGCICCTVRGDLIRVLGNLNKRRDKFDYVLVETTGLADPGPVAQTFFMDDEIDAAYSLDGIVTLVDAAHIEQQLGRSDESTEQIAFADVLVLNKTDLVNGEALDGLETRLRDMNRMARVVRSERADVSVDTVLNLGAFDLDQVLERRPTFLEPEYPFEWTGVYSLDVGRYELCLADGPDPEMSLVVVSEQGTDDATLRERAEWCVRRYAEPAELIRPGEEIPFGKHANLRLDSPGCKSFVLEVDSPMRVGLYAQHLAEEFDLRLTNADRAAVPAEVERIWVAQHEHDDEVGSIAIEIEGDVDPDRLNLWLGELLRERGVDIFRMKGFISLAGESRRFVFQGVHMLFDGQPDREWGEAPRRNQLVFIGRNLDGQSMRQGFEACLV; from the coding sequence ATGTACACGGAGAGCAAAGTACCGGTCACCATCCTCACCGGCTTCCTCGGCTCGGGTAAGACGACCCTGCTCAATCGGATCTTGACTGAGGAGCACGGCAAGCGCATCGCCGTGGTCGAGAACGAGTTCGGGGAGGTGGGCATCGATCAGGCGCTCGTCATCAACGCTGACGAGGAAATTTTCGAGATGTCGAACGGTTGCATCTGCTGCACGGTGCGCGGAGACCTGATTCGGGTTCTCGGCAATCTCAATAAGCGCCGCGACAAATTCGACTATGTGCTGGTGGAGACCACGGGGCTGGCCGATCCCGGTCCAGTCGCTCAGACGTTCTTCATGGACGACGAGATAGATGCGGCGTACTCGCTTGACGGGATCGTCACGCTGGTCGATGCCGCCCACATCGAGCAGCAACTCGGCCGAAGCGACGAAAGCACGGAGCAAATCGCGTTTGCAGACGTCCTGGTGCTCAACAAGACGGACCTGGTCAACGGCGAGGCGCTCGACGGGCTCGAGACTCGGCTCCGAGACATGAATCGAATGGCGCGAGTCGTGCGCAGTGAGCGGGCGGACGTTTCCGTCGACACTGTCCTCAACCTCGGCGCCTTCGACCTGGATCAGGTGCTCGAGCGTCGTCCCACCTTTCTCGAGCCGGAGTATCCGTTCGAGTGGACCGGCGTCTATTCGCTCGATGTCGGCCGCTACGAACTCTGCCTCGCCGATGGACCCGATCCGGAGATGTCGCTCGTCGTCGTGTCCGAGCAGGGCACGGATGACGCCACTCTCCGTGAGCGCGCGGAGTGGTGTGTGCGGCGATACGCCGAACCCGCGGAGCTCATTCGCCCAGGCGAAGAGATTCCTTTCGGAAAGCACGCGAACCTCCGGCTCGATTCCCCAGGGTGCAAGTCGTTCGTCTTGGAAGTCGATTCGCCAATGCGGGTTGGCCTCTACGCCCAGCACCTCGCGGAGGAGTTCGATCTCCGACTGACAAACGCGGATCGCGCGGCGGTCCCCGCCGAGGTCGAGCGAATCTGGGTCGCACAGCATGAGCACGACGACGAAGTGGGCTCGATCGCGATCGAGATTGAGGGCGACGTCGATCCCGACCGGCTCAACCTGTGGCTTGGCGAGCTGCTCCGTGAACGCGGGGTGGACATCTTCCGCATGAAGGGCTTCATCAGCCTCGCGGGTGAGTCGCGTCGCTTCGTCTTCCAAGGGGTTCACATGCTCTTTGACGGCCAGCCGGATCGCGAATGGGGCGAGGCGCCCCGCCGCAATCAACTCGTATTCATCGGCCGCAACCTCGATGGGCAGAGCATGCGCCAGGGATTCGAGGCTTGTCTGGTTTGA